A part of Anser cygnoides isolate HZ-2024a breed goose chromosome 15, Taihu_goose_T2T_genome, whole genome shotgun sequence genomic DNA contains:
- the GLIS2 gene encoding zinc finger protein GLIS2, translating into MHSLDEPLDLKLSISKLRAARDKRERGPPCARPRAPPRQDAPPAGESRGSARGGRRAGPAPGLLAHSKLLEKRDGRFPPVPVMDLSLSPPPGVESLGGSAPLSPERPGASDLPLPAVPHDFQSLRYIDGIPSSFQFFLPLSAGGALHLPSSAFLPPPKDKRLSPELPLPKQLVCRWSKCNQFFDLLQDLVDHVNDFHVKPEKDAGYCCHWEGCARHGRGFNARYKMLIHIRTHTNEKPHRCPTCNKSFSRLENLKIHNRSHTGEKPYICPYEGCNKRYSNSSDRFKHTRTHYVEKPYYCKMPGCHKRYTDPSSLRKHIKAHGHFVSHEHQEMLKGHPPPKTPLGSADVPYVNGAQLVIPNPAALFAPHGLPGLPIPLAPAPLDLSALGCGAGGSGGLPALPGPALPLNGGPLNLAKSPLLSSPFAAGGLGLPVMSLLAGGAKAEAEKAAGAEGRKGGKGPESRKPGCERTELGRLRAPPESLALLPGAVLDLSAGIGAASSPPEALPPGWVVIPPGSLLLKPAVVN; encoded by the exons atgcaTTCGCTGGACGAGCCGCTGGACCTGAAGCTGAGCATCTCCAAGCTGCGGGCCGCCCGGGACAAGCGGGAGCGGGGCCCCCCctgcgcccggccccgcgcccccccgcgccAGGACGCCCCGCCGGCCGGGGAGAGCCGGGGCtcggcgcggggggggcgccgggcggggccggccccCGGCCTCCTGGCACACTCCAAGCTGCTGGAGAAGCGGGACGGGCGCTTCCCCCCCGTGCCCGTCATGGACCTGAGCCTCTCGCCCCCCCCGGGCGTGGAGTCCCTGGGGGGCAGCGCCCCGCTGTCCCCCGAGAGGCCGGGGGCGAGCGACCTGCCCCTGCCCGCCGTCCCCCAC GATTTCCAGTCCCTGCGCTACATCGACGGCAtccccagctccttccagtTCTTCCTGCCGCTCAGCGCCGGGGGGGCCCTGCACCTGCCCTCCTCcgccttcctgcccccccccaaggacaAGCGCCTCTCCCCGGAGCTGCCCCTGCCCAAACAGCTCGTCTGCCGCTGGTCCAAG TGCAACCAGTTCTTCGACCTCCTGCAAGACCTCGTGGACCACGTCAACGACTTCCACGTCAAGCCCGAGAAGGACGCGGGGTACTGCTGCCACTGGGAGGGCTGCGCCCGCCACGGCCGGGGCTTCAACGCCAG GTACAAGATGCTGATCCACATCCGGACGCACACCAACGAGAAGCCGCATCGCTGCCCCACCTGCAACAAGAGCTTCTCCCGCCTGGAGAACCTGAAGATCCACAACCGCTCGCACACag GCGAGAAGCCCTACATCTGCCCCTACGAAGGCTGCAACAAGCGCTACTCCAACTCCAGCGACCGCTTCAAGCACACCCGCACCCACTACGTGGAGAAGCCCTACTACTGCAAGATGCCGGGCTGCCACAAGCGCTACACGGACCCCAGCTCGCTCCGCAAGCACATCAAGGCCCACGGCCACTTCGTGTCCCACGAGCACCAGGAGATGCTCAAGGGCCACCCACCCCCCAAGACGCCCCTGGGCTCGGCGGACGTGCCCTACGTCAACGGGGCGCAGCTCGTCATCCCCAACCCCGCCGCCCTCTTCGCCCCCCAcgggctgccggggctgcccaTCCCGCTGGCGCCGGCCCCGCTCGACCTGAGCGCgctgggctgcggggcggggggctcgggggggctgcccgccctgcccggccccgcgctgcccctcAACGGCGGCCCCCTGAACTTGGCCAAGAGCCCGCTGCTGTCCTCGCCCTTCGCGGCCGGCGGCCTGGGGCTGCCCGTCATGTCGCTGCTGGCCGGCGGGGCCAAGGCCGAGGCCGAGAAGGCGGCGGGGGCCGAGGGCCGCAAGGGCGGCAAGGGGCCGGAGAGCCGCAAGCCGGGCTGCGAAAGGACGGAGCTGGGGCGCCTGCGGGCCCCCCCCGAGAGCCTGGCGCTGCTGCCGGGGGCTGTGCTCGACCTGTCGGCTGGCATCGGGgcggccagcagcccccccgaGGCGCTGCCGCCTGGCTGGGTCGTCATCCCACCCGGCTCCCTGCTGCTCAAGCCGGCCGTGGTGAATTGa
- the PAM16 gene encoding mitochondrial import inner membrane translocase subunit TIM16: MAKYLAQIILVGAQVVGRAFMRALRQEFAASRAAADARGRSERPQSAAASRIIGISLQEAQQILNVSNLNQEEIQKNYDHLFKVNDKSVGGSFYLQSKVVRAKERLDEELRIQAKDEKEKGWKAET; the protein is encoded by the exons ATG GCCAAGTACCTGGCGCAGATCATCCTGGTGGGGGCCCAGGTGGTCGGACGGGCCTTCATGCGGGCGCTGCGCCAGGAGTTCGCAG CGAGCCGAGCTGCGGCAGACGCGCGAGGGCGCTCGGAGAGGCCCCAGTCCGCTGCTGCCTCCAGGATCATCGGCATCAGCCTGCAGGAAGCTCAGCAGATCCTCAACgtttccaacctcaaccaggAGGAGATCCAGAAG AACTATGACCACTTATTCAAGGTGAACGACAAGTCTGTGGGAGGCTCCTTCTACCTGCAGTCCAAG GTGGTGAGAGCCAAGGAGCGGCTGGACGAGGAGCTCCGCATCCAGGCCAAGGACGAGAAGGAGAAGGGCTGGAAAGCAGAGACGTGA
- the CORO7 gene encoding coronin-7 isoform X3, with protein sequence MGASDCLISVGFSQMREREVKLWDTRKFSGATFTLTLDTSPGAMIPLFDADTGLLVLGGKGENLLYCFEAAPAQPALTQVTQSLTEGRTRGLAAVPRLALDVMACEVLRVLQLTDTFLVPVSYIVPRKSVQEFHEDLFPDCAGVLPATGAQAWWAGDSQQVGKVSLHPARRPTQTFRSPVIAAATPSTQLPDDGPADTDRSDGSGYSSPSGSLASPSSAATSLSASTGPSSGFASSPSQKSLQSILGPSSRFRHAQGAVLHRDTHITNLRGLSLTTPGESDGFCANHERVALPLLSAGGQIAILELSKPGRLPDTAVPTIQNSAAVADLCWDPFDPRRLAVAGEDAKIRLWRVPEGGLQDTLQEPEAVLQGHTEKIYSIRFHPVAADLLVSSSYDMTVRIWELGTRQEVLCLQGHTDQIFSLAWSPDGRQLATASKDGWLRLYEPRRSPQPQQEGPGPEGGRGARLVWVCGGDLLLVSGFDSRSERRILLYRARALPDGPLSVLGLDVAPSTLLPFYDEDTSVVFLTGKGDTRVFLYEVTPEPPYFLECNSFTSSDPHKGFVFLRKTACDVREVEFARALRLGQGALEPVAFRVPRVKKEYFQDDIFPPTRVWWEPSLSAGAWLAGADGQHRRADLRPADMTPVSQAPKEQPARKFVPAAVYLGEKTDEQKKEELLSAMVARLGSRHDPLPQDSFEGVDEAETDPRPEPTAPHGHRALRSGPAKPRARLRRWGRPRH encoded by the exons GGCCATGATCCCGCTGTTCGACGCTGACAcggggctgctggtgctgggggggaag GGAGAAAACCTCCTGTACTGCTTCGAGGCGGCACCAGCACAGCCCGCACTCACCCAAG TCACCCAGAGCCTGACGGAGGGGCGCACGCGGGGCCTGGCCGCCGTCCCCCGCCTGGCCCTGGACGTCATGGCCTGCGAGGTGCTCCGCGTCCTGCAGCTCACCGACACCTTCCTCGTCCCCGTCAGCTACATCGTGCCCCGCAAG TCTGTCCAGGAGTTCCACGAGGATCTGTTCCCCGACTGCGCCGGGGTGCTGCCAGCCACAGGTGCCCAGGCCTGgtgggcaggggacagccagcag GTGGGGAAGGTGAGCCTGCACCCGGCGCGCAGACCCACGCAGACCTTCCGCTCCCCCGTCATCGCCGCTGCGacgcccagcacccagctgcctgACGATGGCCCCGCCGACACCGACCGCAGC GATGGCAGCGGCTACTCCTCGCCCTCTGGCTCGCTGGCCTCGCCGAGCAGCGCTGCCACCTCGCTCTCTGCCAGCACCGGCCCCTCCAGCGGCtttgccagcagccccagccagaAGTCTCTGCAGAGCATTTTGG GGCCCAGTTCCCGATTCCGGCACGCGCAGGGCGCGGTGCTGCACCGCGACACCCACATCACCAACCTGCGGGGGCTGAGCCTCACCACGCCGGGCGAGAGCGACGGCTTCTGCGCCAACCACGAGCGCGTCGCCCTCCCGCTGCTCTCCGCTGGCGGCCAGATTGCCATCCTCGAG CTCTCCAAGCCGGGCCGTCTCCCTGACACGGCCGTGCCCACCATCCAGAACAGCGCAGCGGTGGCCGACCTCTGCTGGGACCCCTTTGACCCACGGCGCCTCGCTGTTG CGGGTGAAGATGCCAAGATCCGGCTGTGGCGGGTCCCCGAAGGTGGGCTGCAGGACACGCTGCAGGAGCCCGAGGCTGTGCTGCAAG GGCACACGGAGAAGATCTACTCCATCCGCTTCCACCCTGTGGCAGCTGACCTCCTCGTCTCCTCCTCCTATGACATGACGGTGCGGATATGGGAGCTGGGCAccaggcaggaggtgctgtgcctgcagggaCACACGGACCAG ATCTTCAGCTTGGCCTGGAGCCCCGATGGGAGGCAGCTGGCGACAGCGAGCAAGGACGGCTGGCTGCGGCTCTACGAGCCCCggcgcagcccccagccccagcag GAGGGCCCAGGCCCCgaggggggccgcggggcgcgcCTGGTCTGGGTGTGTGGAGGCGACTTGCTCCTCGTGTCCGGCTTCGACAG CCGCAGCGAGCGGAGGATCCTCCTGTACCGGGCACGGGCCCTGCCTGATGGGCCCCTCTCTGTCCTCGGCCTCGACGTGGCCCCATCCACCCTCCTGCCCTTCTACGACGAGGACACCAGCGTCGTCTTCCTCACTGGCAAG GGTGACACCAGAGTGTTCCTCTACGAGGTGACCCCCGAGCCACCCTATTTTCTCGAGTGCAACAGCTTCACCTCCAGCGATCCCCACAAG GGCTTCGTCTTCCTGCGCAAGACAGCGTGCGACGTGCGGGAGGTGGAGTTCGCCCGAGCGCTGCGGCTGGGGCAGGGCGCCCTCGAGCCCGTGGCTTTCCGTGTGCCTCGTGTCAAG AAGGAGTATTTCCAGGACGACATCTTCCCTCCGACCCGCGTATGGTGGGAGCCCTCCCTCAGCGCCGGCGCCTGGCTGGCGGGGGCGGACGGGCAGCACCGCCGCGCTGACCTCCGTCCCGCCGACATGACGCCAG TGAGCCAGGCCCCGAAGGAGCAGCCGGCGCGGAAGTTTGTCCCTGCGGCTGTGTACCTGGGGGAGAAGACGGACGAgcagaagaaggaggag CTCCTCAGCGCCATGGTGGCCCGGCTGGGCAGCCGCCACGACCCGCTGCCGCAGGACTCCTTCGAGGGCGTGGATGAGGCCGA GACTGATCCGCGCCCGGAGCCCACGGCTCCCCACGGACACCGCGCTCTCCGGAGCGGACCCGCCAAGCCGCGGGCGCGGTTGCGGCGCTGGGGCCGGCCCCGCCATTAA